The following proteins come from a genomic window of Streptomyces sp. Sge12:
- a CDS encoding NAD(P)/FAD-dependent oxidoreductase, protein MSSGLDAADVLVVGAGVAGLACARDLLAAGMRVRVMEAGDAVGGRMRSDRVGGFLVDRGFQVFNTGYPQVRRRFDLKELRLRPFTPGFLVHTPTGRLSFYDPTRRPRTLPELLSGRLAGRRDLVALGLLSARDVLLPPARLKRRPDTTARTAFADAGISEEFVERFFRPFVSGVFLEEELETSARVFHMVWRSMLRGTICLPTEGIGAVPQALAAGLPEGAVQLETPVAELTADGVLTTEGREIPAHAVVVATGPGAVPKLLPEVPLPAYRTVTTYYHVAPRSPLGEPTLLVDTRRRFLNTCVLSDVVPGYAPRGHSLIGTSVTGRDRQGRERELRTALAEAYGTSTDGWDLVTVRTIEDALPAMAPPQPLTRTTRVAPGRYVCGDHRATGSTQGALASGARAAREVLHDLRRHGVV, encoded by the coding sequence ATGTCCTCAGGCCTCGACGCGGCGGACGTGCTGGTCGTCGGTGCTGGAGTTGCCGGGTTGGCGTGCGCCCGGGACCTGCTGGCGGCCGGTATGCGCGTACGGGTGATGGAGGCCGGCGACGCGGTCGGCGGGCGCATGCGTTCGGACCGGGTCGGGGGCTTCCTCGTGGACCGCGGGTTCCAGGTGTTCAACACCGGCTACCCCCAGGTCCGGCGCAGGTTCGACCTGAAGGAGCTCCGGCTTCGGCCCTTCACGCCAGGGTTCCTCGTTCACACTCCGACCGGCAGGCTCAGCTTCTACGATCCGACCCGTCGCCCGCGCACGCTGCCCGAGTTGCTCTCCGGTCGCCTCGCCGGCCGTCGCGACCTGGTCGCCCTCGGCCTGCTGTCCGCTCGTGACGTGCTGCTGCCCCCGGCTCGGCTCAAACGACGGCCGGACACCACCGCCCGCACCGCGTTCGCCGACGCCGGGATCTCCGAAGAGTTCGTCGAGAGGTTCTTCCGCCCCTTCGTGTCGGGGGTCTTTCTGGAGGAGGAACTGGAGACTTCCGCCCGGGTGTTCCACATGGTTTGGCGGAGCATGCTGCGCGGAACCATCTGCCTGCCGACCGAGGGCATCGGGGCGGTCCCGCAGGCCCTCGCCGCCGGCCTGCCGGAGGGTGCCGTACAGCTCGAGACCCCGGTGGCCGAGCTCACGGCCGATGGTGTACTCACCACCGAGGGACGGGAGATCCCGGCACACGCAGTCGTGGTCGCCACCGGCCCCGGGGCCGTCCCGAAACTGCTCCCCGAAGTGCCCCTGCCCGCCTACCGAACGGTGACGACGTACTACCACGTCGCTCCGCGGTCCCCCCTCGGCGAGCCGACCCTCCTCGTGGACACCCGACGCCGCTTCCTCAACACCTGTGTCCTGAGCGACGTCGTGCCCGGCTACGCCCCACGCGGCCACAGCCTTATCGGCACGTCGGTCACAGGCCGGGACCGGCAGGGCCGTGAGCGCGAGCTCCGAACGGCGCTTGCGGAGGCGTACGGCACGAGCACAGACGGCTGGGACCTCGTCACCGTCCGCACCATCGAGGACGCGCTGCCCGCCATGGCTCCGCCGCAGCCGCTGACCCGCACCACGCGCGTTGCGCCGGGCCGTTATGTGTGCGGTGACCACCGGGCCACGGGGTCCACCCAGGGTGCGCTGGCCTCCGGTGCGCGGGCCGCGCGCGAGGTGCTGCACGACCTGCGGCGCCATGGCGTGGTGTGA
- a CDS encoding protealysin inhibitor emfourin — MLITVTRTGGFAGGERTASLDTECRGDRLELERLAERALSGESPVGQVPVPDGFSYVIRVDSKLVELQDPYLTEDQRQLIDTVLAAAA; from the coding sequence ATGCTGATCACCGTCACACGCACCGGCGGGTTTGCGGGCGGGGAGCGGACCGCTTCTCTCGATACGGAGTGCCGCGGAGACAGGCTCGAGCTGGAGCGGCTGGCCGAGCGCGCGCTCAGCGGTGAGAGCCCCGTGGGGCAGGTCCCCGTTCCGGACGGCTTCAGCTACGTCATCCGCGTCGACAGCAAGCTGGTGGAATTACAGGATCCCTACCTCACCGAGGACCAGCGGCAACTGATCGACACTGTCCTGGCCGCTGCTGCCTGA
- a CDS encoding SDR family oxidoreductase has translation MSHLKKPPPIVVTGATGTIGHPVVAGLIDAGRTVRGISRHPQRASLPDGADVVFGDLDDPSTLRHAFDGAAQLVLIAVPETVEAVVSRAKQAGVEHVVVVSSAAVTAGYDTTYNAVVEQAVMDSGLDWNIVRPGEFATNSLLLWGPAIKASRRAVEPFPDQIGRPVHEADVADVVLANLLDPHRLGRIDTIIGPESLTKREQVAVIAEAIGEQITLDEVSAEQARNFYRAQGGFAAANADFLFGFESYDGFEGITDEPHDTRAPADDAYLTLDQITGTPARTFRHWAHGHASDFM, from the coding sequence ATGTCTCACTTAAAGAAGCCCCCTCCCATTGTTGTCACCGGGGCCACTGGGACGATCGGCCACCCGGTCGTGGCAGGGCTGATTGATGCCGGTCGCACGGTGCGCGGAATCTCGCGACACCCGCAACGTGCCTCACTCCCGGACGGTGCGGACGTTGTCTTCGGCGACCTGGACGACCCGTCCACACTGAGGCACGCATTCGACGGTGCCGCGCAACTCGTCCTGATCGCGGTCCCTGAGACCGTCGAGGCGGTTGTCTCTCGCGCAAAACAGGCGGGCGTCGAGCACGTGGTCGTGGTCTCCTCCGCCGCGGTGACGGCCGGCTACGACACGACGTACAACGCCGTCGTCGAGCAGGCCGTCATGGACTCGGGACTGGATTGGAACATCGTGCGTCCCGGTGAGTTCGCGACAAACTCACTCCTCCTATGGGGACCAGCGATCAAGGCAAGTCGCCGAGCTGTGGAGCCCTTTCCTGATCAGATCGGGCGTCCCGTCCACGAGGCCGACGTGGCCGACGTCGTCCTGGCCAACCTGCTCGACCCACACCGCCTCGGGCGGATCGACACGATCATCGGACCGGAAAGTCTCACCAAACGCGAACAGGTTGCAGTGATCGCAGAAGCGATCGGAGAACAGATCACGCTCGATGAAGTCTCCGCCGAACAGGCCCGCAACTTCTACCGAGCCCAAGGGGGCTTCGCGGCCGCGAACGCAGACTTCCTGTTCGGGTTCGAAAGCTACGACGGCTTCGAAGGCATCACAGATGAACCCCATGACACGAGGGCCCCTGCGGACGATGCCTACCTCACACTCGACCAGATAACGGGAACTCCGGCTCGTACCTTCCGCCACTGGGCGCACGGTCACGCCTCCGACTTCATGTGA
- a CDS encoding GNAT family N-acetyltransferase: MPTTGARRIRHAAPGEAADLEALQERSSTHWDYPPGYFDWAGDARAIPEAYVRNNPVFVLEEDGKSLGFYGFTEEDGDLLLDKLFVDVDEIGKGYGKALWQHAIRTAGGLGRSEFTIASDPNAAPFYAAMGAEEYATKPTAEPSWTLHMFRYTLSSLQVSGISSSGEG, translated from the coding sequence GTGCCAACCACCGGTGCCCGGCGAATCCGGCACGCCGCACCCGGCGAGGCCGCCGACCTCGAAGCCCTCCAGGAACGGTCGTCGACCCACTGGGACTACCCACCGGGCTACTTCGACTGGGCGGGTGACGCGCGGGCGATTCCGGAGGCCTACGTCCGGAACAACCCGGTCTTCGTCCTGGAGGAGGACGGCAAGAGCCTCGGCTTCTACGGTTTCACCGAGGAGGACGGCGACCTGCTCCTGGACAAGCTCTTCGTGGACGTCGACGAGATCGGCAAGGGGTACGGCAAAGCCCTTTGGCAGCACGCGATCCGGACCGCGGGCGGCCTCGGCCGATCGGAGTTCACCATCGCCTCGGATCCGAACGCCGCCCCGTTCTACGCAGCCATGGGGGCCGAGGAGTACGCGACGAAGCCGACCGCCGAGCCGTCCTGGACCCTGCACATGTTCCGCTACACCCTCTCCTCGTTGCAGGTGAGCGGTATCAGCTCGTCGGGTGAGGGATAA
- a CDS encoding DMT family transporter — MTGGAAAVPAVVLASAVLHATWNGLTHGLRDKLAGFTLISLASAGCGAVLVCLAPAPDPAAWPYIAASAALQVAYQLLLLRAYQLGDFGQMYPTARGTAPVVVALISTTLLGHSLPAGQALGIAVVACGLAGLALADGIPGRAQLPALAAALGTGVMIASYTLVDGSGVRVSGSVFGYIAWLFLCQGLVLPLIAWARRGPGLFTALRPLCGRGLAGGLLSLLAYGLVVWAQSRGDLSTIAALRETSIVFGALIGAVVFHERLGHRRITASLTVLAGIAVLQLTSVM; from the coding sequence ATGACCGGCGGCGCGGCCGCCGTGCCCGCCGTCGTCCTCGCCTCGGCCGTGCTGCATGCCACCTGGAACGGCCTCACCCACGGCCTGCGCGACAAACTGGCGGGCTTCACACTCATCAGCCTCGCCTCCGCCGGGTGTGGAGCCGTCCTCGTCTGCCTGGCCCCGGCGCCCGACCCGGCCGCCTGGCCGTACATCGCCGCCTCGGCCGCGCTGCAGGTCGCGTACCAGCTCCTGCTGCTGCGCGCCTACCAGCTGGGGGACTTCGGCCAGATGTACCCCACCGCCCGGGGCACCGCACCCGTCGTGGTGGCCCTGATCTCCACCACCCTCCTGGGCCATTCCCTGCCCGCCGGCCAGGCCCTCGGCATCGCCGTGGTGGCCTGCGGCCTGGCCGGCCTCGCCCTCGCCGACGGAATCCCCGGCCGCGCCCAACTGCCCGCGCTGGCCGCCGCGCTCGGCACCGGCGTGATGATCGCCTCGTACACCCTCGTCGACGGCAGCGGCGTCCGCGTCTCCGGCAGCGTCTTCGGCTACATCGCCTGGCTGTTCCTCTGCCAGGGGCTCGTCCTCCCGCTCATCGCCTGGGCCCGCCGGGGCCCGGGCCTGTTCACCGCGCTGCGCCCGCTGTGCGGCCGCGGCCTGGCCGGCGGGCTGCTCTCGCTCCTGGCGTACGGGCTCGTCGTATGGGCGCAGTCCCGGGGCGACCTCTCCACCATCGCCGCCCTGCGGGAGACGAGCATCGTCTTCGGTGCGCTGATCGGCGCGGTCGTCTTCCACGAACGCCTCGGCCACCGACGCATCACCGCCAGCCTCACCGTTCTGGCGGGCATCGCGGTACTCCAACTGACCAGCGTCATGTGA
- a CDS encoding MurR/RpiR family transcriptional regulator, whose product MEIHSTARGGLAAHIRAHLSELRDTEARVAQVVLDKGAELVHLSVSDVAALAGTAPSSVVRACQRLGFRGYQELKIAAARQAPAQEPSQDRDPAGRALADTVRAAREALDGVMATVTPDQLSTAAGLIDRATRVLVVGAGLSGAVALDTAYRLRALGCVVDAPTDPLTAQLAASQLTSAGACLAISHTGATRSTVDAARGARRSGARVVALTSYARSPLSESSDCTLVAGGQDLVFGLETVASRLAHLTVIDALTLTLLGLRGEPAEAALRLSADVTVDHSY is encoded by the coding sequence ATGGAAATTCATTCCACAGCGAGGGGTGGGCTCGCCGCCCACATCCGGGCCCACCTGTCCGAGCTGCGTGACACCGAGGCGCGCGTGGCGCAGGTCGTCCTCGACAAGGGCGCGGAACTGGTGCACCTCAGCGTCAGCGACGTCGCGGCACTGGCCGGCACCGCGCCGTCCTCCGTCGTACGGGCCTGCCAGCGGCTCGGGTTCCGCGGATACCAGGAGCTGAAGATCGCCGCCGCCCGACAGGCGCCCGCCCAGGAGCCCTCCCAGGACCGCGACCCGGCCGGGCGCGCCCTGGCCGACACGGTCCGTGCCGCCCGCGAGGCACTGGACGGGGTCATGGCCACGGTGACCCCGGACCAGCTGAGCACGGCCGCCGGACTGATCGACCGGGCCACCCGGGTACTGGTGGTCGGCGCGGGACTGTCCGGCGCCGTCGCGCTGGACACCGCCTACCGGCTGCGCGCGCTCGGCTGCGTCGTCGACGCGCCGACCGACCCGCTGACCGCCCAGCTCGCCGCCTCCCAGCTGACATCCGCCGGAGCCTGCCTCGCCATCAGCCATACGGGCGCCACGCGCAGCACGGTGGACGCCGCCCGGGGCGCGCGGCGGTCCGGGGCCCGCGTCGTCGCCCTGACGAGCTACGCCCGCTCACCGCTCAGCGAGTCCAGCGACTGCACGCTCGTCGCGGGCGGCCAGGACCTGGTGTTCGGACTCGAGACCGTAGCCAGCCGACTGGCCCACCTCACCGTGATCGACGCCCTGACCCTCACCCTGCTGGGGCTGCGCGGGGAACCGGCCGAAGCGGCGCTGCGACTGTCGGCCGACGTCACGGTGGACCACTCGTACTGA
- a CDS encoding peptide ligase PGM1-related protein, producing MTESVPIVVFANFLSDLAVDLDEGQILTTWAQQAPRKAWLLRPGDVFVTPVRLSRQFLRYVYDLTGVSPESVAVIEVPPAGAVPLARAVREAGLLEQVRALAGDRGAALLPTALDASAIAFARDIGVDVHPYPTVEAAEAALKMTMLLNTKTGFRQTAEQLGMRLPAGRMCRRREAEGVARELLRDHERVVVKPDRSAGGHGMRFVSRDDLRSGAGLPLDTVGGPEGLWVVEECLDVAESVSVQVEVSASGTRALFSGAMRTVQGSFTGYASPLPSSCAHVAGELEEWGTALGRYLADHGYAGPFGLDALVDRDGVAYASESNIRRTATTTPHAMVTRLTEGSATAHPAWSVSKGRTRTPMDFDEVLARLRASRLAFDPDRGEGVVLYADAPSDGRSWRYVVIARSAGDVGEQERALAEVLEFEGG from the coding sequence GTGACGGAGTCGGTCCCGATCGTTGTGTTCGCGAACTTCCTCTCGGACTTGGCGGTGGATCTCGACGAGGGGCAGATCCTGACGACGTGGGCCCAGCAGGCGCCGCGGAAAGCGTGGCTGCTTCGGCCGGGGGACGTTTTCGTCACTCCCGTGCGGCTGAGCCGGCAGTTCTTGCGCTACGTGTACGACCTGACGGGGGTGTCCCCGGAATCGGTGGCGGTGATCGAGGTGCCTCCCGCCGGAGCCGTTCCGCTGGCGCGGGCGGTGCGCGAGGCCGGCCTCCTCGAGCAGGTCCGGGCTCTCGCCGGGGACCGGGGTGCCGCGCTGTTGCCGACGGCGTTGGACGCGTCGGCGATCGCGTTCGCCCGGGACATCGGGGTCGACGTCCACCCGTATCCCACGGTCGAGGCCGCAGAGGCCGCCCTGAAGATGACCATGCTGCTCAACACGAAGACCGGGTTCCGTCAGACGGCCGAGCAGCTGGGCATGCGGCTGCCCGCCGGGCGGATGTGCCGGCGCAGGGAGGCCGAAGGGGTGGCGCGTGAGCTCCTGCGGGACCACGAGCGTGTCGTGGTGAAGCCAGACCGTTCGGCCGGAGGGCACGGGATGCGCTTCGTGTCCCGCGATGACCTGAGGAGCGGGGCGGGCCTGCCGCTGGATACGGTCGGTGGGCCCGAAGGGCTGTGGGTGGTGGAGGAGTGCCTCGACGTGGCCGAGTCGGTCAGTGTCCAGGTGGAGGTCTCCGCCTCCGGGACGCGCGCGCTCTTCAGCGGGGCGATGCGCACGGTTCAGGGCTCTTTCACGGGATACGCCTCGCCGCTGCCGTCATCCTGCGCGCACGTGGCCGGCGAGCTGGAGGAGTGGGGTACGGCCCTGGGCCGCTACCTGGCCGACCACGGCTACGCCGGGCCCTTCGGGCTCGACGCGCTGGTGGACAGGGACGGTGTTGCGTACGCGAGTGAGAGCAACATCCGCCGTACGGCCACCACCACGCCGCACGCCATGGTCACCCGGCTGACCGAGGGGTCTGCCACCGCCCACCCGGCGTGGTCGGTGTCGAAGGGCCGGACACGGACTCCCATGGACTTCGACGAGGTGCTTGCCCGGCTGCGCGCCTCCCGCCTCGCCTTCGACCCGGATCGCGGCGAGGGTGTGGTCCTCTACGCGGACGCACCGTCCGACGGCCGCTCCTGGCGGTACGTGGTGATTGCCAGGAGTGCTGGGGATGTCGGGGAGCAGGAAAGAGCCCTGGCCGAGGTTCTCGAATTCGAGGGTGGCTGA
- a CDS encoding GMC family oxidoreductase — protein sequence MGKSPYDHVVVGAGTAGCVIASRLSERPGVRVLLLEAGARDATDAMASPWGFLGFDASSLWPGASTVQAGTGRAADVLRGRALGGSSSINGLYHLRGHRSGYDEWPGLGAPGWGFDDLLPCFRRSESARSRDASVRGTDGPVVVAPVPEPHPLATACVDAALQAGFTRADDIGAGLETGFGWSDMNLPGGTRQSAADGYIRPFLDRPNLDVVTDATVQRLHTTAGRCTGVEYTLGGEHLSVESAEVVLTAGAIGSAHLLLLSGIGPAQHLDEHGIEVVVDLPGVGSHLQDHPMAGVVYEASRPVPFLPANPPAEMMGLLYSDPAATRPDLQVYVVAAPLPSPWGRSPANGYSIAFSAMAPHSSGTVRLADAHPASAPVVDPGYLSDDRDLEVMRKGLAVARRIGEADAFAAWRKQEAVPGSGTSGESVDAFIRQATGPYFHFTGTCRMGTDAEAVVDPADLRVHGMAGLRVADASVMPSIPSANTNATVYAIAERAAELIA from the coding sequence ATGGGCAAGAGCCCTTATGACCATGTCGTGGTGGGGGCCGGGACCGCCGGATGCGTGATTGCCTCCCGGCTTTCGGAACGCCCCGGCGTGCGGGTGCTGTTGTTGGAAGCGGGAGCCCGGGACGCGACCGACGCGATGGCATCTCCATGGGGATTCCTCGGCTTCGACGCGTCATCCCTGTGGCCGGGTGCCTCGACCGTGCAGGCCGGCACGGGCAGGGCCGCCGACGTACTGCGCGGTAGAGCGCTCGGCGGATCGTCGAGCATCAACGGCCTCTACCACCTGCGGGGGCACCGCTCCGGTTACGACGAATGGCCCGGACTCGGCGCGCCGGGCTGGGGTTTCGACGATCTGCTGCCCTGCTTCCGCCGCAGCGAGAGTGCTCGCAGTCGTGATGCTTCCGTGCGGGGCACGGACGGGCCGGTCGTGGTCGCCCCGGTCCCGGAACCCCATCCCCTGGCCACGGCGTGCGTCGACGCCGCGCTACAGGCTGGGTTCACACGCGCCGATGACATCGGCGCCGGGCTGGAGACAGGGTTCGGGTGGAGCGACATGAATCTGCCCGGCGGTACCCGCCAGAGCGCGGCGGACGGCTACATCCGTCCGTTCCTCGACCGGCCGAACCTGGACGTCGTCACCGATGCGACCGTGCAGCGGCTGCACACCACCGCGGGCCGCTGCACCGGCGTCGAGTACACCCTGGGCGGCGAGCACCTGTCCGTCGAGAGCGCCGAGGTCGTACTGACCGCGGGGGCCATCGGTTCCGCACACCTCCTGCTGCTGTCAGGGATCGGCCCGGCACAACACCTTGACGAACACGGCATCGAAGTCGTCGTCGATCTACCGGGAGTGGGCTCCCATCTGCAGGACCATCCGATGGCGGGCGTCGTGTACGAGGCCAGCCGGCCCGTACCGTTCCTGCCGGCCAACCCACCGGCCGAAATGATGGGCCTGCTGTACAGCGACCCCGCCGCGACCCGGCCGGACCTTCAGGTCTACGTTGTCGCCGCACCACTCCCGTCGCCATGGGGCCGGTCTCCGGCCAACGGCTACTCCATCGCCTTCTCCGCGATGGCTCCGCACAGCAGCGGTACCGTGCGCCTGGCGGACGCCCATCCCGCCAGCGCTCCCGTGGTCGACCCCGGATACCTGAGCGATGACCGTGACCTGGAGGTCATGCGCAAGGGCCTGGCCGTGGCGCGCCGCATCGGGGAGGCCGACGCGTTCGCCGCCTGGCGCAAGCAGGAAGCGGTACCGGGCTCGGGAACGAGCGGCGAATCCGTGGACGCGTTCATCCGCCAGGCCACCGGCCCCTACTTCCACTTCACCGGCACCTGCCGCATGGGAACCGACGCCGAAGCCGTCGTCGACCCTGCCGACCTTCGTGTTCATGGGATGGCAGGACTGCGGGTCGCCGATGCCTCGGTGATGCCGTCCATCCCCTCGGCCAACACCAACGCGACCGTCTACGCCATCGCCGAACGGGCCGCCGAACTGATCGCCTGA
- a CDS encoding NADPH-dependent F420 reductase, translating into MTTIAVLGNGCVGGNLAKALTQAGHEVTVADRAPGAAADAARTSRVVINATPGDGSLDRLAALRDELHGKILIDVSNATVDGPDGLPADLIYPGSSLAEQLQEALPETQVVKTLNTMLFPVMTAPATLAEAPTVFLSGEDPRAKQTVGELLTDLGWHKEWITDLGGIRTARATEAAILFVPHVIRSIGFTPFAISIAR; encoded by the coding sequence ATGACCACGATCGCAGTTCTCGGAAACGGCTGCGTCGGCGGCAACCTGGCCAAAGCCCTCACCCAGGCAGGGCACGAGGTGACGGTGGCGGACCGCGCGCCGGGTGCCGCCGCCGACGCTGCCCGGACATCCCGGGTCGTCATCAACGCCACCCCGGGCGATGGCTCATTGGACCGGCTCGCCGCCCTGCGCGACGAACTGCACGGCAAGATCCTCATCGACGTCTCCAACGCCACCGTCGACGGACCGGACGGACTGCCCGCCGACCTGATCTACCCCGGCTCGAGCCTCGCCGAGCAACTCCAGGAAGCCCTCCCCGAAACACAGGTCGTGAAGACCCTCAACACCATGCTCTTCCCGGTGATGACCGCGCCGGCCACGCTCGCCGAGGCGCCGACCGTGTTCCTCTCCGGCGAGGACCCGCGGGCCAAGCAGACGGTCGGCGAACTGCTCACCGACCTCGGCTGGCACAAGGAGTGGATCACCGACCTCGGCGGGATCCGGACCGCCCGCGCCACGGAGGCCGCCATCCTGTTCGTACCGCACGTCATCCGCTCCATCGGATTCACCCCCTTCGCGATCTCGATCGCGCGCTGA
- a CDS encoding growth inhibitor PemK — MQRGEVWWVQFDERRLVVLLSGDDASGIRVMQVVAPAGVDLGGLGIEVMVGAGDGVPFEGVLRLAFPRPGFTPCTWLTTVSRDDLIERAAVLSSAKLSEIDDALRLAEQAQEQTPATTAKLSEMRDALRLGELG, encoded by the coding sequence GTGCAACGTGGTGAAGTCTGGTGGGTCCAGTTCGACGAGCGGCGGTTGGTCGTACTGCTGTCGGGAGACGACGCGTCCGGGATCCGGGTGATGCAGGTCGTCGCTCCGGCGGGCGTCGACCTTGGCGGTCTGGGTATCGAAGTGATGGTGGGCGCCGGGGACGGGGTGCCGTTCGAAGGCGTGCTGCGGCTCGCGTTCCCGCGTCCAGGCTTCACCCCTTGCACGTGGCTGACCACTGTCTCACGGGACGACCTGATAGAGCGGGCGGCCGTCCTGTCCTCGGCGAAGCTCAGCGAGATCGACGATGCCCTCCGACTCGCTGAACAAGCGCAGGAGCAGACCCCGGCGACGACCGCGAAGCTCAGCGAGATGAGGGACGCCCTCCGTCTCGGTGAACTCGGGTAG
- a CDS encoding class I SAM-dependent methyltransferase, producing MAITSQARSFDTAAASYAANRPSYPSELLDAVEELTGFPLEGARVADVGAGTGLATSLLQDRGAIVVAVEPGPGMASQFRLGLPDVPLVIGDGNNLPLASASIDVVTYAQAWHWTDQRKSVPEALRVLRTGGALALWWNDSDNTVPWIADQDARLRRLFGADDSPHDPTARFRGLPPELGFVHRHVPWIRTVPLDMHLANLASYSDFLVLGKEATNTFIARERDLLAEAFPNRMVEEHYVVSLAVATR from the coding sequence ATGGCCATTACTTCACAGGCTCGCTCGTTCGACACGGCTGCCGCCAGCTACGCTGCGAACCGTCCGTCATACCCGTCCGAATTGCTCGATGCGGTTGAGGAACTCACTGGCTTCCCCTTGGAAGGCGCCCGCGTCGCCGACGTCGGGGCCGGCACCGGACTGGCGACGTCGCTTCTCCAGGACCGCGGTGCGATCGTCGTTGCTGTCGAGCCAGGCCCGGGGATGGCCTCGCAGTTCCGTCTCGGCCTGCCCGATGTCCCGCTTGTGATCGGGGACGGCAACAACCTGCCGCTGGCCTCCGCCTCCATCGACGTCGTCACATATGCCCAAGCCTGGCACTGGACCGACCAGCGCAAATCCGTCCCGGAAGCGCTCCGGGTCCTGCGCACCGGTGGCGCCCTCGCCCTCTGGTGGAACGACTCGGACAACACCGTTCCGTGGATCGCAGACCAGGACGCGCGCCTGCGCCGACTCTTCGGCGCCGACGACAGCCCTCACGACCCCACGGCCCGGTTCCGCGGGCTGCCGCCCGAGCTCGGCTTCGTCCACCGGCACGTGCCGTGGATCCGGACCGTTCCCCTCGACATGCATCTCGCCAACCTCGCCAGCTACTCCGACTTCCTTGTCCTCGGCAAGGAGGCGACGAACACCTTCATCGCCAGGGAGCGCGACCTCCTGGCCGAAGCCTTCCCGAACCGGATGGTCGAGGAGCACTACGTGGTCAGCTTGGCCGTCGCCACCCGTTGA
- a CDS encoding 3'(2'),5'-bisphosphate nucleotidase CysQ has protein sequence MSETLKTTDVATSDADLLDQTAVAVRAAGSALRARFGDVVRYRTREELMRALAANDDTALDILRPRLTRLRPDAGWVEDELDGGALPSGEWWVVDPAEGNVNHLHALPEWAVTATLVRENQPVLTAVHLPLTGETYTALTGAGAHLDDRPLHVSRTTDLGLSIVATSQARPDEDEKVVRRVGSSITAMLFDALVVRTSVPATLHLLNVAAGRIDAFWQFAGARADLLPGALLVTESGGRISDAEGRPWTPQSESFLATAPGVHTQAVAALSR, from the coding sequence ATGTCCGAAACCCTTAAGACCACAGACGTCGCCACCTCCGACGCCGACCTGCTCGACCAGACTGCGGTCGCCGTGCGCGCAGCGGGCTCGGCGCTGCGCGCACGCTTCGGCGACGTGGTCCGCTACCGGACCCGCGAAGAACTGATGCGCGCACTCGCCGCCAACGACGACACGGCCCTCGACATCTTGCGCCCCCGCCTCACGCGCCTGCGCCCCGACGCCGGGTGGGTGGAGGACGAACTGGACGGCGGAGCGCTGCCGTCCGGCGAATGGTGGGTCGTGGATCCGGCCGAAGGCAACGTCAACCACCTGCACGCCCTGCCCGAGTGGGCGGTGACCGCCACCCTCGTACGCGAGAACCAGCCCGTACTCACCGCAGTCCACCTGCCGTTGACAGGCGAGACCTACACCGCGCTCACCGGCGCGGGCGCCCATCTCGACGACCGCCCGCTGCACGTCTCCCGGACCACGGACCTCGGCCTGAGCATCGTGGCCACCAGCCAGGCGCGGCCGGACGAGGACGAGAAGGTCGTGCGACGCGTCGGCTCCTCGATCACCGCGATGCTCTTCGACGCGCTCGTCGTCCGTACCTCCGTGCCCGCGACCCTGCACCTGCTGAACGTGGCCGCCGGCCGGATCGACGCCTTCTGGCAGTTCGCCGGCGCCCGCGCCGACCTGCTTCCCGGGGCGCTGCTCGTCACCGAGTCCGGCGGACGCATCTCCGACGCCGAGGGCCGTCCCTGGACCCCGCAGAGCGAAAGCTTCCTGGCCACCGCCCCCGGCGTCCACACCCAGGCCGTCGCCGCACTCTCGCGCTGA